In Meleagris gallopavo isolate NT-WF06-2002-E0010 breed Aviagen turkey brand Nicholas breeding stock chromosome 2, Turkey_5.1, whole genome shotgun sequence, the following are encoded in one genomic region:
- the MALL gene encoding MAL-like protein — protein sequence MASASPTAAASQSTLPSGPVVFKTIPYAFILPEIICGAWVWILVAATSVSFPLLQGWVMYVSLTSCLISLLLLVSYLFGLHKNSNNWKVLDSLYHGATAILYMSAAVLQANATINSEFGFRSPVYQLNCAASFFAFITTFLYILHAFSNYYQ from the exons ATGGCATCAGCATCTCCCACTGCAGCCGCCTCGCAGTCCACCCTGCCCTCCGGACCGGTCgtctttaaaaccattccctaCGCCTTCATCCTGCCGGAGATA ATCTGCGGGGCCTGGGTTTGGATCCTTGTTGCTGCTACCTCAGTctccttcccactgctgcagggatgggtTATGTACGTGTCCCTCACCTCCTGCCTCATCTCCCTGTTGCTCCTCGTAAGTTACCTCTTCGGCCTtcacaaaaacagcaacaactgGAAAGTGCTG GATAGTTTGTACCACGGTGCCACAGCCATTCTGTACATGAGTGCTGCTGTCTTGCAAGCCAACGCAACAATCAACTCCGAGTTTGGATTCAGGTCACCAGTCTACCAGCTCAACTGTGCGGCATCG TTCTTCGCCTTCATCACGACCTTCCTGTATATCCTTCATGCCTTCAGCAACTACTACCAGTGA